A region from the Corylus avellana chromosome ca7, CavTom2PMs-1.0 genome encodes:
- the LOC132186601 gene encoding transketolase, chloroplastic translates to MASTSSLTLSQALVARAISHHHGSNSSSSSTLSLPTFSGLKSSPAKPSTRLLHRSRRSAGASRPVRASVAEPATVGKTTDTSLVEKSVNTIRFLAIDAVEKANSGHPGLPMGCAPMGHILYDEIMRYNPKNPYWFNRDRFVLSAGHGCMLQYALLHLAGYDSVQEDDLKNFRQWGSRTPGHPEHFETPGVEVTTGPLGQGIANAVGLALAEKHLAARFNKPDSEIVDHYTYVILGDGCQMEGISNEASSLAAHWGLGKLIAFYDDNHISIDGDTEIAFTESVDTRFEGLGWHVIWVKNGNTGYDEIRAAIQEAKAVKDKPTLIKVTTTIGYGSPNKANSYSVHGSALGAKEVDATRKNLAWPFEPFHVPEDVKKHWSRHVPKGSALEAEWNAKFAAYEKKYKEEAAELKSIITGELPAGWEKALPTYTPESPADATRNLSQQCLNALAKVLPGFLGGSADLASSNMTLLKMFGDFQKGTPEERNLRFGVREHGMGAICNGIVLHSPGLIPYNATFFVFTDYMRAAIRISALGEAGVIYVMTHDSIGLGEDGPTHQPIEHLASFRAMPNILMLRPADGNETAGAYKVAVKNRKRPSILALSRQKLPHLAGTSVEGVEKGGYIVSDNSSGNKPDVILVGTGSELEIAYKAGEELRKEGKAVRVVSFISWELFDEQSDAYKESVLPAAVTARVSIEAGSTFGWEKIVGSKGKAIGIDRFGASAPAGRIYKEFGLTVEAVIAAAKEVS, encoded by the exons ATGGCTTCCACTTCGTCTCTGACGCTCTCACAAGCCCTCGTAGCCCGAGCCATTTCCCACCACCATGGCTCCAACTCATCCTCGTCCTCCACGCTCTCTCTGCCCACCTTCTCGGGCCTCAAATCCTCGCCGGCTAAGCCGTCGACCAGGCTCCTCCACCGCAGCCGCCGATCTGCCGGGGCCAGCCGCCCGGTACGAGCCTCCGTGGCCGAGCCCGCCACCGTGGGCAAGACCACCGATACTTCCCTGGTGGAGAAGTCCGTGAACACGATCCGGTTCCTGGCGATCGACGCCGTGGAGAAGGCCAACTCGGGTCACCCTGGTCTGCCCATGGGGTGCGCTCCGATGGGTCACATCTTGTACGACGAGATCATGAGGTACAACCCCAAGAACCCATACTGGTTCAACCGCGACCGCTTTGTCCTCTCCGCCGGCCATGGTTGCATGCTCCAGTACGCTCTGCTCCACCTCGCTGGCTACGACAGTGTCCAG GAAGACGACTTGAAGAATTTCCGTCAATGGGGAAGCAGAACACCTGGACACCCCGAGCACTTTGAGACTCCTGGTGTTGAAGTGACAACTG GTCCTCTGGGGCAGGGTATTGCCAATGCTGTTGGTCTGGCTCTTGCTGAGAAACACTTGGCTGCTCGTTTCAACAAGCCCGACAGTGAGATCGTCGACCATTACAC ATATGTTATATTGGGAGATGGTTGCCAAATGGAAGGGATTTCAAATGAAGCTTCTTCCCTTGCCGCTCACTGGGGACTTGGGAAATTGATTGCTTTCTATGATGACAACCACATCTCTATTGACGGTGACACAGAGATTGCATTCACTGAGAGCGTTGACACCCGTTTTGAGGGCCTTGGGTGGCACGTTATCTGGGTGAAGAATGGAAACACTGGCTATGATGAGATTCGTGCTGCCATTCAGGAAGCAAAGGCTGTGAAAGACAAGCCCACTTTGATCAAG GTGACTACAACAATTGGTTATGGGTCTCCAAATAAGGCAAACTCGTACAGTGTACATGGAAGTGCACTGGGTGCCAAGGAAGTGGATGCTACTAGGAAGAACCTTGCATGGCCATTTGAGCCTTTCCATGTGCCTGAGGATGTTAAGAA GCATTGGAGTCGCCATGTTCCCAAGGGTTCTGCTCTTGAAGCTGAATGGAATGCCAAGTTTGCTGCATATGAGAAGAAGTACAAGGAGGAAGCTGCGGAGCTCAAGTCTATCATTACTGGTGAACTCCCCGCTGGCTGGGAGAAAGCACTTCCT ACATACACTCCAGAGAGCCCAGCTGATGCTACCAGAAATCTGTCTCAACAATGCCTTAATGCCCTTGCAAAAGTTCTTCCTGGTTTTCTTGGTGGCAGTGCAGACCTTGCTTCTTCCAACATGACATTGCTGAAAATGTTTGGGGACTTCCAAAAGGGCACCCCAGAAGAGCGCAATCTTAGGTTTGGTGTTAGAGAGCACGGCATGGGAGCCATTTGCAACGGCATTGTCCTTCACAGCCCTGGGCTGATTCCATACAATGCCACTTTCTTTGTTTTCACCGACTACATGAGAGCAGCTATCAGGATTTCCGCCTTAGGTGAAGCCGGAGTTATCTATGTTATGACCCACGATTCAATTGGACTTGGAGAAGATGGCCCAACCCATCAGCCAATTGAGCACCTGGCAAGTTTCCGGGCAATGCCCAACATATTGATGCTCCGTCCAGCTGATGGAAATGAGACTGCTGGAGCATACAAGGTTGCAGTCAAGAACAGGAAGAGACCCTCCATCCTTGCCCTCTCTCGTCAAAAACTTCCCCATCTTGCTGGAACTTCCGTTGAAGGAGTTGAAAAGGGTGGCTATATTGTTTCAGACAATTCTTCTGGTAACAAGCCAGATGTTATTTTGGTTGGAACTGGTTCTGAACTGGAAATTGCTTACAAAGCTGGTGAGGAACTGAGAAAGGAAGGGAAGGCTGTTAGAGTTGTTTCCTTTATTTCTTGGGAGCTCTTTGATGAGCAATCTGACGCCTATAAGGAAAGTGTTTTGCCAGCAGCTGTGACAGCTAGGGTTAGCATTGAGGCTGGATCAACATTTGGGTGGGAGAAGATTGTTGGAAGCAAAGGTAAGGCAATTGGAATTGACCGGTTTGGCGCTAGTGCTCCGGCAGGGAGAATATACAAGGAGTTCGGCCTTACTGTAGAAGCTGTTATTGCAGCAGCCAAAGAAGTTTCCTAG